From Paenibacillus sp. PvR098:
CTCAATGCGGTGGAGGCGGGAACCTGGATCATCAGCGCAGGCACCAGCCCTACGGTGGCTTTGAACAGCGTGCCGTCGCAGGCGACGATCGGCGAAGTCGCGCAATGGGTGCAAACCCAAGCCTACCCTACGGCATTTCAAATGAGCAGCACATTCAATAAACAGGCCATCGTTGAGATTTACGGGGCAGACGCGCAGACTAGGCTATATGCGCCAAGCGGCGAGCTGTATAGCCTGCAGTTTGATCCGAATCAGTCCGGCATGAATGCCATTTATGACGAAGTGCAGCAGAAACTGACCATTCTGCTTAACGGGGACGATCTGAGCGGGCAGTGGAAGGCGGTAGGCAGCAGCTTTACGAGTGTCGTTGCCTACAAGTCCAGCAGGAAGCTCAAATCGATTAAGCCGCTGCTGATGGAAGGGCGCTTTACCAAATTCTTTGAATTGGCGGAAAACGGAAACTATATGCTGACGGTCAGCGGTGGAGATGCTAACACGGTGATTACCGCCCCGGATGGCACTCCGTATGCCTTGAGCTTTGATGCTCCAAACGGCAATGCCTACCTACAGCCGGCGGCAGACCGGGTGCCGAGTACAGGCTTGAGCGGAGATCCGTTCCAGCAGACGCAGATTGACACGCCAAACCCGGCGAATGACGGGCGGGATACGCTCTACGTCTCGCTGTTGAACGCGCCTGCGGGCAAATGGACGATCCAAAACGCGAAAAAGGTGGATCTACAAATCCAGAAGCTTATCCCGTTGCCTGCGCTCAAGGCGTCTGTATCGCATGTTCCCGGAGCGGAAAACCGTATTCAAGTGACTTGGTCGATGGAGAATGCGGCGCCTGATGCGGAAGTGACGGTGATGCTTACGGACAGCGCGGATCAGTATATCGGAGAAGTGATCGCCGATGGTTTGTCTGCTTCCGGCAGCGCAACTATCGACATTCCCGCTTCGAAGATGCCCGGGACTTATGATGTGTCCGTGGCGAGCGTAAGCGCCGATAATGCCCCAGTGTACGCGATTGCGGAAGGAACGGTTGAGGTGACCGCTCCGTATACGCTCCATGCGCCGGAGCAGCCGGAGGTGCTTTCTACAGGCAACGGAGAAGTGTCGCTGCGTTTTTCTTCCCTATCGGGAAATGTAACGGCGTATCGGATATGGGTCAGCGGAGGCGCTGACGGCGAAGCTGCCGCTCCGATCATGGACTTTGCCCCGCAGTCGGGGAATTCGCAGTATGCGGTTGTTTCCGGATTGTCTTCCGGGGCTTCCTATACCTTTGCCGTATCGGCTATCGGACAAGAGCAGGGACGTTTGGTATTGAGTCCTGTATCCGCGAGCGTGACAACGGAGCTTCCTGTTCCTCAGCCGGCTGTTTTGGCGATGTCGCTTGACGCGGGCTCGCATGCGGTCATTGAACGCGCCTATACGGCATTGGACGGAAGTGAGGAAACGCTGCTGCTTACTGCGGCTGAGCAGGCTTCCCTGCAGGTAACCTCAGATCAAGGCGCAACGCTTGTACTGTCTGTTAATGGGCAGCAGCTTAGCAATCAACAAGTATCGACGGGCGGGACTTACGCATTTAAGCTGCATGAGCTGCTTAACGTAAGTGCGATGAAAGAGCGGGAGTACAATCTGCTGATCGAAGCGGTCAATGCTCGCGGTGACCGCAGCCTGGCGTACCGCAAGCTGTTTATTGATCGCACCGGCCCGCTGCTGATCGCGTCCGGCGGCGATGATCCGCAAGGTAATCCCCTTTCCTTGAACGGTACGGTTACAGGTGACAGCAAGGTTTATATTACCGGTCAAACGGACGCCGGAGCGAAGCTTGACATCAATGGAGCAAATGTCCCTATCGATGACGAAGGACGCTTCGTATATTACGCTCCACTCGATTGGGGAGCGCAAGCGGATCGGAGTCGGATTACGATTACGGCATCCGATGAGATTGGCAATAAGACGGAATATGGCTTTGAGGTGCTGCGAGATACGGCAGGAATGATCCCGACGTACCCTAGCGATCTTGCGGCACTGACGACAAGAAGCGCGAAGATGAGCGCGCCTTATGAATTCGGCACGACCTCGCATCAGGCGTTGGCATACTCGGATAAGGTTCGCGTCTACGCGGTTCCGATGGTTGTGTCCTCCGTGGTGACTGTAGACGGACAAGAGCTTCCAGCAAGCGGTTATGTGGATGTCGAGGTGCCGGCGGCAGGACGTACCGTGCAAATACGGGTTCATTCTGACAACGCGGCAGATAAGCTGTACACGCTGCAAATTGACGGAATGCGCTCCAGCGTGGCGGCCTTGCGTACGTTGAAGCTGAATAACGCCTCGGTTACGCAAACGGGTGAAGAACTGGCTGCACAGCCCTTTACAGGAGCAGAAGAGACCTATGCCGTTTATGTGGACAATGCGGTGGACACCGTTACCCTGACGCCAGGCGCGTTGAAGGCGGGATCAGGTATTCAGGTGAAGGGGCAAACCATCCAGAGTGGGCAAGCTTCCCAAACGATTCAACTGCAAGTTGGAGAGAATCCAATTCCTGTGGAGGTTACCTCGCCGGATGGCTCGGAAACGCGCAGCTACCAGATCACCGTATGGCGGGAACAAAGCAGTAACGCGCAGCTGCAGCAGCTGGGACTGGCTGCGGACGGAGCGAAGCTGGTACCCTCCTTTAATCCGGCTGCATTGAATTATCAAGTGCTCGTGCCTTATGCGACAGAAGCCTTTACGCTTTTGCCTGTTACGGAACAATCCGATGCAACGATTCGCATCGATGGTCAAGCCGTGACGAAAGGTTCTGCTCTATCCATTCCGTTTAACAAGGATGCACAAACATTTGCGGTCGAGGTAAGTGCGCAGGACGGCACAACACTCACGTATACCGTTTCCGTGCTGCGTCAGCAGGTGTTGCCTATACAGCCGCCTTTACTGGCGAGCTTGCAGGTGAATCCAGTTTTGAATAGCCCCTTTACACCTTATAAGCTTAACTACAGTGCCCTTGGAACAACTCCTTACAGTAATGCGACGGTAACGGCGATCGCTAATGACCCGCAAGCCATTGTGACGGTCCAAGGGGTATCTTTGAAGGGCGGCGGCAGATTCACGCCTGATCTCGATTTGGGAGATAATACGATTATCGTGAGTGTCGAATCCGCTGATCTAACCGCCTCTCAGACTTACTCCATCGATGTGGAGTATGTAGAGGAGAATTATTCTCAAGAGCCGGCCCAGAACGTGCGTCAAACGACGATTTCAGGCGGTACCGGAGCCTGGACGGATCAAACCTCAATCGTTCGGACCCGTACGGAAGATGGAAGGACACTCGATACGGTGACGCTGAATGCCGAAAAAGCGCGCATCCTACTGGAAAAAGCGGTTCAGAACCAGGACGGCATCGCTCGTATCTATGTGACTGACGTGCCTGATGCACCTGCGGATGAGCGGATTGTAAGCTTAAACGCCGATACCGTGACCTTGCTTGCAAACGGCGGTATGTCGCTGCAAATCGTACTTCCTGAAGCGCAGCTCGCTCTATCGGCAGCTTCGCTGCAGCAGCTAAGTAAAGATGGAAAAGATGCTTATTTCCGGGTTGTTCCGAGTCGCTCCGACGCCGAGCGCAGCGAGGTTACATCGCGCGTTCAGGCCGCTGAGCTGGTGCAAAACGCGGCAGGAGGTCAACCGGTCGCCATTATCGGACAACCGGTCAAGATTGAAACGAATTACTCGGGATACACGACAGAGCTCATATTACCGCTGAATAACTTGACGCTGCCTGAGAATGAAGCTGCAGCCCAAAAAATATTATCGGAGCTGGCAGTTTATATCGAGCACAGCGATGGCGACAAGGCGCTTTCGCAAGGAGAAATCCGTTATGATGCCGAAGGCAAGCTGGTCGGTATTGCTATTGAAATCAACAAGTTCAGTACATTTACAATCATTCAGAAGAATGGAACAGAGGCGTCTGAGGCCATTGAGCCTTACCTCTCGGGCTATCCGGATGGGACCTTCCGTCCTTCGCAAGCGATCACGCGTGCGGAGCTGGCAATGATTCTAAATCGCGTACTGACCCAGAAGGCGTCCGGGGACAGCGCTTCGTTATCGACACAGGAAGAACAGGCAGCTGCAGCCGGTTACCCTGATGTCCCTGCGTCGCACTGGGCGGCGGATGCGATCGCCCATATTCAGCGTTCCGGGCTCATGGTCGGCGACACAAACGGTATGTTCCGTCCGGATGACGCTGTCAGCCGCGGGGAAATAGCTACTATTGCAAGCAGACTGCTGTCTGCGGCCAAGGCAGGCGATACCCCGGTAAGCAGCTATCGCGATATGGATGGTCATTGGGCATTCCAGTCCGTTACGCGAGCCAGTGCATCCGGGATTTTGCAGGGCTACCCGGATGGTGCCTTTCTCCCGGATCAGGAGCTGAACCGCGCAGAAGCCGTGAAGGTGCTAAACCGCTTGTTTGAACGTCCGGTATCCGAAGTTCTGTTGTCATCCAGCTGGCCGGATGTGCCGGAAGGACACTGGGCCTTGCAGGAAATCGAATCGGCTT
This genomic window contains:
- a CDS encoding cadherin-like beta sandwich domain-containing protein, whose translation is MRKRWKSVLAKLLIVTLLTQLMPLLQGGLVTAFAEEQNGSTVMEQVYGGEPVQPAEPAAGAGTAPQQMQFTSASVPSDKITDYTWERITLNLAPDARQAAAMAYDENAGNAVMFGGQGNTSLLDDTWIWVGDQKTWHEELLNAAPKPSKRKGAVMAYDTVSQKVLLFGGEGESGVLNDTWLWNGQAAQWEQVTGLTASPPARAGAQLAFDGRQLVLFGGYTGSGNAKLPLGDTWLWDGTAWTQVQPAQSPPAAYGGQMAYDGNTAVLYGGNTGSVTITYQSTGTNETKTHTHDDSSPLLWRWDHAAQTWSSVNGPEGYGRSGQVMAYDGRRIVVFSGARDYVHMYNAVLVPGLKLPSSMYPPMFGSMAYGWTGSSWEFYPRTVSMETVYQSNKDNDGKVYDVQTVPNRLPFPISYASMAFDGKNFVVFGGNRSQISIMDKVFGSVVGAMPAGNVNETWVFGYSPPTAPGLKFDVDPVINYDPQHINDTVSVITNVYDDGTRTITSRGLEYRLFTETGDGPWTQVPYTDSASTGTGTFTVTLEGLTWQQEYEIRGYAVNEIGTSYTVTKRFVMKDDPNMTPPDVQYDRVGASVLHVKDKKRLVAVGTSVVNLLRKPLNGIHYYLQSQSGTTYALSYNILNDRQLELTWTGELPPGKYNVHLEHDFYDDHVFPEGLLVTALDFYKPRNFARVEVPSTSASNEVNSLVLQGPFTEDPSAPNVYVLNDASETVTINGSLMFKGSSLVVDKNGENGKAAISGEGRLYVNGGGALGSNLSYTIQDGPFTISSDNFSIALNSSEAADYLNIDMPVKASSLVFAKDGLRLTGDLQIGLQAGSQKVTDSVPVNDMTFRNNRFDLSGTFTMNNSFKVGPFNASETKFVVDTRFPYMAVSGKGSLPNTDLSFDMYMKTKQGRLDGVSFGMFRKMKLASTGLQVNYLYGSIDKLAEQTQIPQKFSVTGSVNDVIVPELKHPQVDYKFNLIGTDSINMDVSSYGFKASGTEYYYWLPVNNMSMQSVVNPAAAGMKGFSAPGFTSKGEVNIYEVVKGAIGTYSFNNKGFNGVIKGTVYVPKGIPRIGGATVRDVVLSVKETGIYGTFRHNGVGANLKYTFSNNTILFEVEAEPPKKKWWEKGLDFMNSVSDFMDAAEPWLDLAEELLLVNPDSPKRVTIASADTFKRVFTLEPISLSFQPEDTTQTDVKARIVDGQLTALDQTPLMTTEANGSNGRLTAGIAVTRSYNALIALTGDQRSAVLTAPAASGQREQIVQPEVFYDAAGDTTFMRLSLYPGNWKLVFSGSSRISVNELLFANESLTLAKLAELWKQTPERSVTSLTMEERGAYVLKIGAAQGEVIVYKPDGRPYSLQTAQNQPDWNAYRDANGNLYALLNAVEAGTWIISAGTSPTVALNSVPSQATIGEVAQWVQTQAYPTAFQMSSTFNKQAIVEIYGADAQTRLYAPSGELYSLQFDPNQSGMNAIYDEVQQKLTILLNGDDLSGQWKAVGSSFTSVVAYKSSRKLKSIKPLLMEGRFTKFFELAENGNYMLTVSGGDANTVITAPDGTPYALSFDAPNGNAYLQPAADRVPSTGLSGDPFQQTQIDTPNPANDGRDTLYVSLLNAPAGKWTIQNAKKVDLQIQKLIPLPALKASVSHVPGAENRIQVTWSMENAAPDAEVTVMLTDSADQYIGEVIADGLSASGSATIDIPASKMPGTYDVSVASVSADNAPVYAIAEGTVEVTAPYTLHAPEQPEVLSTGNGEVSLRFSSLSGNVTAYRIWVSGGADGEAAAPIMDFAPQSGNSQYAVVSGLSSGASYTFAVSAIGQEQGRLVLSPVSASVTTELPVPQPAVLAMSLDAGSHAVIERAYTALDGSEETLLLTAAEQASLQVTSDQGATLVLSVNGQQLSNQQVSTGGTYAFKLHELLNVSAMKEREYNLLIEAVNARGDRSLAYRKLFIDRTGPLLIASGGDDPQGNPLSLNGTVTGDSKVYITGQTDAGAKLDINGANVPIDDEGRFVYYAPLDWGAQADRSRITITASDEIGNKTEYGFEVLRDTAGMIPTYPSDLAALTTRSAKMSAPYEFGTTSHQALAYSDKVRVYAVPMVVSSVVTVDGQELPASGYVDVEVPAAGRTVQIRVHSDNAADKLYTLQIDGMRSSVAALRTLKLNNASVTQTGEELAAQPFTGAEETYAVYVDNAVDTVTLTPGALKAGSGIQVKGQTIQSGQASQTIQLQVGENPIPVEVTSPDGSETRSYQITVWREQSSNAQLQQLGLAADGAKLVPSFNPAALNYQVLVPYATEAFTLLPVTEQSDATIRIDGQAVTKGSALSIPFNKDAQTFAVEVSAQDGTTLTYTVSVLRQQVLPIQPPLLASLQVNPVLNSPFTPYKLNYSALGTTPYSNATVTAIANDPQAIVTVQGVSLKGGGRFTPDLDLGDNTIIVSVESADLTASQTYSIDVEYVEENYSQEPAQNVRQTTISGGTGAWTDQTSIVRTRTEDGRTLDTVTLNAEKARILLEKAVQNQDGIARIYVTDVPDAPADERIVSLNADTVTLLANGGMSLQIVLPEAQLALSAASLQQLSKDGKDAYFRVVPSRSDAERSEVTSRVQAAELVQNAAGGQPVAIIGQPVKIETNYSGYTTELILPLNNLTLPENEAAAQKILSELAVYIEHSDGDKALSQGEIRYDAEGKLVGIAIEINKFSTFTIIQKNGTEASEAIEPYLSGYPDGTFRPSQAITRAELAMILNRVLTQKASGDSASLSTQEEQAAAAGYPDVPASHWAADAIAHIQRSGLMVGDTNGMFRPDDAVSRGEIATIASRLLSAAKAGDTPVSSYRDMDGHWAFQSVTRASASGILQGYPDGAFLPDQELNRAEAVKVLNRLFERPVSEVLLSSSWPDVPEGHWALQEIESASSRVILLPDGRVNTVPIR